A genomic stretch from Empedobacter stercoris includes:
- the bamA gene encoding outer membrane protein assembly factor BamA, giving the protein MKKIFWTMCMLGAYMAQAQVVDSTKTIDSTQQDNFVLDYSNSKTFKLKDIIVTGDSKYSKNQIIRYAGFAIGEEIELPGTKVNNAVKKLWRSNIFSDIDLYVSKIEEDEVTLELALVSVPSLGEIKMNGVKKSQREDLIKQNKLNPGVKITQSLINSTNNRIKDYYTGKGYPNTTIKVDRQPIEGKEDEENITLDVNRGERVKIKKIIFEGNENLTSARLRKKGMKNTKQKSINIFKSSKMIPEKFQEDLKTLVEEYKSVGFRDAKVESYDIEKVDDKNLLVKIKVNEGKPYFLGDVTFSGNSIYTSEQLQRIFGYKTGDRYDAVGINKKISGSEKDDDISTLYMDGGYLFARAIPVEKSVKNDTIDLEIKIFEGTQATLNKVTINGNTEAHDHILYRELRTKPGDLFSKSDIKRTMMELASLGYLEPTQIVPDIQPNQDNNTVDIEWKVAPKSSSQVELQGGYGAGTFIGTLGLTFGNFSLKNIFNKKAWKPIPMGDGQQLSLRAQAGNGYSNYSFSFVEPWIGGKRPTALSTSVYYSMYDYRDNYGEKAKLDILGASVGLTKLLTWPDDYFRLSNSISYQLYNFDNYAMSVGNMQYENGSSNNLNYTIGLSRNSAGPDPIFPQSGSEINLSFTTTVPYSAFKEKDYTKMDDVEKFKWLEYYKFKAKAYFYKELTGKLVLKAGGEFGVLGTYNRKIGTIPFERFYLGGTGLNQNRFDGREIISLRGYEDTSNSGGQNGDITPEGGGTIYNKYSLELRYPITMSQTAKIYALTFAEGGNVWNNTSEFKPFELKRSAGAGVRIYMPAFGLLGFDFGYGFDKGFGQTERSGWQTHFIIGQQF; this is encoded by the coding sequence ATGAAGAAAATTTTTTGGACAATGTGTATGCTTGGTGCTTACATGGCGCAAGCGCAAGTCGTAGATTCTACGAAAACCATTGATTCAACACAACAAGATAATTTTGTCTTAGATTATAGCAATTCTAAAACTTTCAAACTGAAAGATATTATCGTAACGGGAGATTCTAAATATTCTAAGAATCAAATTATTCGTTACGCAGGTTTTGCTATCGGTGAAGAGATAGAATTACCAGGTACAAAGGTGAATAATGCTGTAAAAAAATTATGGAGATCTAATATTTTCTCTGACATCGATTTGTATGTTAGCAAAATAGAAGAAGACGAAGTAACTTTAGAGCTAGCCTTAGTTTCAGTTCCAAGTTTAGGAGAAATCAAGATGAACGGAGTTAAGAAATCTCAGCGCGAAGATTTAATCAAACAAAATAAATTAAATCCAGGCGTTAAGATTACACAAAGTTTAATCAATTCAACAAATAATAGAATCAAAGATTACTATACTGGCAAAGGTTATCCAAACACAACAATTAAAGTAGATCGTCAACCAATCGAAGGAAAAGAAGATGAAGAAAACATTACATTGGATGTGAATCGTGGAGAGCGCGTGAAAATTAAGAAAATTATTTTCGAAGGAAATGAAAACTTAACTTCTGCTCGTTTGCGAAAAAAAGGAATGAAAAATACCAAACAGAAATCAATTAATATTTTCAAATCATCTAAAATGATTCCTGAAAAATTCCAGGAAGATTTGAAAACATTGGTAGAAGAGTATAAATCTGTAGGTTTTAGAGATGCAAAAGTTGAGTCTTATGATATCGAGAAAGTTGATGATAAAAACTTATTGGTTAAGATAAAAGTCAACGAAGGAAAACCTTATTTCTTAGGAGATGTTACGTTTTCTGGAAACTCTATTTATACATCTGAGCAATTGCAACGAATTTTTGGTTACAAAACAGGCGATCGTTATGATGCAGTAGGTATCAACAAAAAGATCTCAGGATCAGAAAAAGACGACGATATTTCGACATTGTATATGGATGGAGGTTATCTTTTTGCACGTGCTATTCCAGTAGAGAAAAGTGTAAAAAATGATACGATTGATCTTGAAATTAAAATTTTCGAAGGAACGCAAGCGACACTTAACAAAGTTACGATTAATGGTAATACAGAAGCTCATGACCATATTTTATACCGTGAGTTGAGAACAAAACCAGGAGATTTATTCTCTAAATCAGATATCAAGCGTACGATGATGGAGTTAGCTTCTTTGGGATATTTAGAGCCAACGCAAATTGTTCCAGATATTCAGCCTAATCAAGACAATAATACAGTTGACATTGAATGGAAAGTTGCACCAAAATCATCTTCTCAAGTAGAATTGCAAGGAGGATATGGAGCAGGTACATTTATCGGAACGTTAGGATTAACATTTGGTAACTTCTCTCTGAAAAATATTTTCAATAAAAAAGCATGGAAACCAATTCCAATGGGAGATGGTCAACAATTATCTTTGAGAGCACAAGCTGGTAATGGATATAGCAATTATAGTTTTTCTTTTGTAGAACCATGGATTGGCGGAAAACGACCGACTGCTTTATCAACATCTGTTTACTATTCTATGTATGATTACCGTGATAACTATGGTGAAAAAGCGAAGTTAGATATCTTGGGTGCATCTGTAGGATTAACAAAGTTATTAACTTGGCCAGATGATTACTTTAGATTATCAAACTCTATTTCTTATCAGTTATATAACTTTGATAACTATGCGATGTCAGTGGGTAATATGCAATATGAAAACGGTTCGTCGAACAACTTAAACTATACAATAGGTTTATCGCGTAACTCAGCAGGACCAGATCCAATTTTCCCACAATCAGGATCAGAAATTAATTTATCATTTACGACAACTGTTCCTTATTCTGCTTTTAAAGAAAAGGATTATACAAAAATGGACGATGTCGAAAAATTTAAATGGTTAGAATACTATAAATTTAAAGCTAAGGCTTATTTCTACAAAGAATTAACAGGTAAATTAGTTTTAAAAGCTGGTGGAGAATTTGGAGTTTTAGGTACATATAACCGTAAAATTGGAACGATTCCTTTCGAACGTTTTTACTTAGGAGGAACAGGACTTAATCAAAACCGATTTGATGGACGTGAAATTATTTCTTTAAGAGGTTACGAAGATACTTCTAACTCTGGAGGTCAAAATGGAGATATCACACCAGAAGGAGGAGGTACAATCTACAATAAATATTCGTTAGAATTACGTTACCCAATTACGATGAGCCAGACAGCAAAAATTTATGCCTTAACTTTTGCTGAAGGAGGTAATGTTTGGAACAATACAAGCGAATTTAAACCGTTTGAATTAAAACGTTCTGCAGGTGCAGGGGTACGTATTTACATGCCAGCATTTGGTTTATTAGGATTTGACTTTGGATATGGATTTGATAAAGGATTTGGACAAACAGAACGCTCTGGATGGCAAACTCACTTTATTATTGGACAACAGTTCTAA
- a CDS encoding isoprenyl transferase yields the protein MSLVEQIDKNNIPNHVAIIMDGNGRWAKKNGKERTFGHKSALGAVRSSIETCRKLGIKYLTLYAFSTENWNRPKLEVNVLMTLLSSAIKDEINELHKNGIRLNVIGDISKLPSKAFKDLTKAMEKTKDNTACVLTLALSYGSKEELLNAMKSIAQKYKDGEISDNDFNEELVHKNLYTHDLPMVDLMIRTSGETRISNFLLWQIAYAELYFTEVLWPDFNEEEFYKAILNYQNRERRFGKISEQLTN from the coding sequence ATTAGTTTAGTAGAACAAATAGATAAAAATAATATACCTAATCATGTTGCAATCATTATGGATGGTAACGGAAGGTGGGCAAAGAAGAACGGTAAAGAAAGAACTTTTGGACACAAAAGTGCTTTGGGAGCTGTACGATCTTCAATAGAAACTTGTCGAAAATTGGGTATAAAATATCTTACACTTTACGCATTTTCTACTGAAAATTGGAATCGTCCAAAATTAGAAGTCAATGTTTTGATGACTTTATTAAGTTCTGCAATTAAGGACGAAATAAATGAATTGCACAAAAATGGCATTCGATTGAATGTGATTGGAGATATATCAAAATTACCAAGCAAAGCATTCAAAGATTTGACTAAAGCAATGGAAAAAACAAAAGACAATACAGCTTGCGTTTTAACATTAGCATTAAGTTATGGTTCCAAAGAAGAACTATTAAATGCGATGAAATCTATTGCTCAAAAATACAAAGACGGTGAAATATCCGACAATGATTTTAATGAAGAATTAGTTCATAAAAACTTATATACACACGATTTACCAATGGTAGATCTTATGATTAGAACAAGCGGCGAAACCAGAATTAGCAATTTCTTATTGTGGCAAATTGCCTATGCAGAATTGTATTTTACAGAGGTTCTGTGGCCTGATTTTAATGAAGAAGAATTTTATAAAGCAATTTTAAATTACCAAAATAGAGAACGTAGATTTGGTAAAATAAGCGAGCAACTAACGAACTAA
- the porG gene encoding type IX secretion system protein PorG, with amino-acid sequence MRRLFLFVFILCFSQLTFAQRHELGVFAGGANVIGDIGKANYINPLPTKTEPGGKIYFPISMGALYRFNINPQMGFRANVSYSKVGASDHRSKEYYKLERNKNFRNNIIEGSVMFEYNFFNINDDQETAQSPYIFFGVGAFSAKGKEYDFDGTNIIEKTKYNTDLSIPFGVGYKVRFNYSWILSFETGIRYTNVDYIDYNTGKFSEDYKNKFPDYLKGEYNYGNLSNKDWYVLTGISLTYSFGRPACYCD; translated from the coding sequence ATGAGGAGATTATTTTTGTTTGTTTTTATACTATGTTTTTCGCAATTAACTTTTGCGCAAAGACATGAACTCGGAGTTTTTGCTGGTGGTGCAAATGTGATTGGCGATATTGGTAAAGCGAATTATATAAATCCTTTGCCAACAAAAACAGAACCAGGTGGAAAAATATATTTCCCTATTTCGATGGGCGCATTGTATCGTTTTAATATAAATCCACAAATGGGATTTAGAGCAAATGTTTCTTATTCGAAAGTAGGAGCAAGCGATCATCGCTCAAAAGAGTATTATAAATTAGAACGAAATAAAAATTTCCGAAATAATATTATAGAAGGCTCGGTGATGTTTGAGTATAATTTCTTTAATATCAATGATGATCAAGAAACAGCTCAATCTCCATATATCTTTTTTGGTGTAGGAGCATTTTCAGCAAAAGGAAAAGAATATGATTTCGATGGGACGAATATTATAGAAAAAACAAAATATAATACCGATTTATCAATTCCATTTGGAGTAGGATATAAAGTAAGATTTAATTATAGTTGGATTTTATCTTTTGAAACAGGTATTCGATATACAAATGTTGATTATATCGATTATAACACTGGAAAATTTAGTGAAGATTATAAAAATAAATTTCCTGATTATCTGAAAGGAGAATATAATTATGGAAATCTATCCAACAAAGATTGGTATGTGTTAACAGGAATTTCCTTAACCTATAGTTTTGGAAGACCTGCATGTTATTGCGATTAA
- a CDS encoding NAD kinase: MIKVALFGQKTSTSLTDIIPPFINYLVQNEITFCVEQNFLQILKETTDFHSENVETYTSYEDLDKSVMFLFSFGGDGTILSATTIVKDSNIPIIGVNTGRLGFLATINKNVLLEQLDSFFNGQYNIIPRTLLTVKRSDGVEIENNFAINEVTVVRRETTSMITVDAYLNNEFLNSFWSDGLIISTPTGSTGYSLSCGGPIVHPSNQNFVITPVAPHNLNVRPLIVSENEKIDLKIRSRANEYFLSLDSRNFPLTTDVELTIQKADFKILIVEAIDATYFTTLREKMLWGSDKRN; this comes from the coding sequence ATGATAAAAGTTGCACTTTTTGGACAAAAAACAAGTACGTCTTTAACGGATATTATTCCACCATTTATTAATTATTTAGTTCAAAATGAAATTACTTTTTGTGTTGAACAAAACTTTCTTCAAATTTTAAAAGAGACAACTGATTTTCATAGCGAAAATGTAGAAACCTATACTTCTTATGAAGATCTTGACAAATCAGTCATGTTCTTATTCAGTTTTGGAGGAGACGGAACAATATTGTCTGCGACAACAATAGTGAAAGACTCTAACATTCCGATTATCGGTGTCAATACAGGTCGATTAGGTTTTTTAGCAACAATTAATAAAAATGTATTGTTAGAACAATTAGATAGTTTTTTCAATGGACAATACAATATTATTCCAAGAACTTTATTGACAGTAAAAAGAAGTGATGGTGTAGAAATTGAAAATAATTTTGCCATTAACGAAGTAACTGTTGTTCGACGCGAAACCACGAGTATGATAACAGTTGATGCTTATTTAAACAATGAGTTTTTAAATTCTTTTTGGTCCGATGGTTTGATTATATCGACACCTACAGGTTCTACAGGATATTCGTTAAGTTGTGGAGGCCCAATTGTACATCCTTCTAATCAAAACTTTGTGATAACACCGGTCGCACCTCATAATTTGAATGTACGTCCATTGATTGTGTCTGAAAATGAGAAAATTGACCTAAAAATACGCAGTCGTGCCAACGAATATTTTCTTTCCTTAGATTCTCGTAACTTTCCTTTAACAACTGATGTTGAGTTAACCATACAAAAAGCAGACTTCAAAATTTTAATTGTAGAAGCTATTGACGCGACTTATTTCACAACTTTGAGAGAAAAAATGCTTTGGGGTTCGGATAAAAGGAATTAA
- a CDS encoding CBS domain-containing protein, with amino-acid sequence MYITEYLSNEVKPGKVSFSPSQLLEVVQENRLTHIPLFQGLDFVGNISDEDLIELSLNDEKVDYTSYLEHFYLSESSTLLDVIQMMYTNQANILPIINEQSRYVGCITETDIINTLAKFPFVAAQGVSMLVSIAEKELSMTAISNIIEVNNGKILGMMIVGYKEDSVYVLLKFSSSNLLAIGETFERYGYQVIQKFYNDEKQELLQSRYAQLLKYMNT; translated from the coding sequence ATGTATATTACTGAATATTTATCAAACGAAGTTAAACCCGGAAAAGTTAGTTTTTCTCCAAGTCAGCTTTTAGAAGTTGTACAGGAGAATAGATTGACGCATATACCTTTGTTCCAAGGATTGGATTTTGTTGGTAATATCTCAGATGAAGATTTGATCGAATTATCTCTTAACGATGAAAAAGTGGATTACACTTCCTATTTAGAGCATTTTTATCTTTCGGAATCAAGTACGCTTTTAGATGTTATTCAGATGATGTACACGAATCAGGCGAATATCCTTCCAATTATCAATGAACAATCGCGCTATGTTGGTTGTATTACAGAAACGGATATAATCAATACATTAGCAAAATTTCCTTTTGTTGCAGCTCAAGGCGTCTCGATGTTAGTTTCTATTGCAGAAAAAGAGTTGTCGATGACTGCGATTTCTAATATTATCGAAGTGAATAATGGAAAAATTTTGGGAATGATGATTGTTGGTTACAAAGAAGATAGTGTTTATGTTTTGCTAAAATTTAGCTCTTCCAATTTGTTAGCGATTGGTGAAACATTTGAACGTTATGGATATCAAGTGATTCAGAAATTTTATAACGACGAAAAACAAGAACTTCTACAAAGTCGTTATGCACAACTATTAAAATACATGAATACCTAA
- a CDS encoding mevalonate kinase family protein codes for MKNPLFYAKILLFGEYGIIENSKGLTIPYNFYQGALKFEPSEIAEQSNAHLKNYAKFLEENFADTFDTKSFSEDVANGMYFDSNIPQGYGVGSSGALVAAIYDKYALNKIDINQHLNKEKISELKTLFGNLESHFHGKSSGIDPLICYMNIPLLIQSKDDISTIGLPSAKEDGKGAVFLINSGTPGETAPMIHIFFEKMKKEGFRKTLKEEFIKYNNACIENFVKGEYNPLFANLQKLSAWGYEHFRPMIPQKLVDAWKTGIDTDTYYLKLCGSGGGGYVLGFTQDYDKAKSYLKDFQTEVIYKF; via the coding sequence ATGAAAAACCCATTATTTTATGCCAAAATCTTACTTTTTGGCGAATATGGAATTATTGAGAACTCGAAAGGATTAACAATTCCTTATAATTTTTACCAAGGTGCATTAAAATTTGAACCTTCTGAAATAGCAGAACAATCAAATGCTCACTTAAAAAATTATGCAAAATTTTTAGAAGAAAATTTTGCCGATACCTTTGATACAAAATCTTTTTCAGAAGATGTTGCAAACGGCATGTACTTCGACTCTAATATTCCACAAGGATATGGCGTAGGAAGTTCGGGCGCTTTGGTCGCAGCTATTTATGACAAATATGCATTGAATAAAATTGATATCAATCAACATCTAAACAAAGAAAAAATTAGCGAATTAAAAACTCTTTTTGGAAACTTAGAATCTCATTTTCATGGTAAAAGTTCTGGAATTGATCCTTTGATTTGTTACATGAATATTCCATTACTAATACAATCTAAAGACGATATTTCGACAATTGGTTTGCCTTCTGCAAAAGAAGATGGAAAAGGAGCTGTTTTCTTAATCAATTCAGGAACTCCTGGAGAAACTGCACCAATGATTCACATTTTCTTCGAAAAGATGAAAAAAGAAGGTTTCCGTAAAACATTGAAAGAGGAATTTATCAAATACAACAATGCTTGTATCGAAAACTTTGTAAAGGGAGAATACAATCCGCTTTTTGCTAATCTTCAGAAATTATCTGCTTGGGGTTATGAACATTTTAGACCAATGATTCCTCAAAAATTGGTGGACGCTTGGAAAACTGGAATTGATACAGATACCTATTACCTAAAACTTTGTGGTTCTGGTGGCGGTGGTTACGTTCTTGGATTTACGCAAGATTATGACAAAGCAAAAAGTTATTTGAAAGACTTTCAGACAGAAGTTATCTACAAATTCTAA
- a CDS encoding UbiA family prenyltransferase: MNIQKIILKIFALFSVVRCYNLIVLILAQYLAALFIFAPDISHRELLTNPKLDGLILCSILCVAAGYIINNFYDLEKDELKRPMQVYLQKQVTQGFKLTVYLILNLLALFIAALISWRVFIFFFVYQFLVWFYSHKINRFALIKNFYLVIIRVMPFFALLIYFDHFTFNLALHATYLTILLLITDIVKDLSSQKADLIYNYDSIPIKYGIDFTKILISGLIIIELIIGFIILIKNDVGAMKYFFIAANIAFTLILLIIWRIKTMQEYKILHYFFKGMIVAGVFSIVLIEINPLTLQTIAQNFNKRIN, translated from the coding sequence ATGAACATACAGAAAATAATCTTAAAAATTTTTGCATTATTTTCTGTTGTTCGTTGTTACAATCTTATTGTGTTAATTTTAGCACAATATCTTGCCGCACTTTTTATTTTTGCACCCGATATTAGCCACCGAGAATTGCTAACTAATCCTAAATTAGATGGATTAATACTTTGCTCTATTCTTTGCGTTGCAGCTGGCTATATTATCAATAATTTTTACGATTTAGAGAAAGACGAACTCAAACGTCCGATGCAAGTATATTTGCAAAAACAAGTTACGCAAGGCTTTAAATTAACTGTTTATCTCATTCTTAATTTACTCGCTTTATTTATTGCGGCCTTGATTTCTTGGCGTGTTTTTATTTTCTTCTTCGTTTATCAATTTTTAGTTTGGTTTTATAGCCACAAGATTAACCGTTTTGCATTGATTAAAAATTTTTATTTGGTTATTATTCGCGTCATGCCATTTTTTGCATTACTCATTTATTTTGACCATTTTACATTCAATCTTGCATTACACGCGACATATTTAACCATTTTGTTGTTGATTACCGATATCGTAAAAGATTTGAGCTCTCAGAAAGCAGATTTAATTTATAATTACGACTCGATTCCAATCAAATATGGAATAGATTTTACCAAAATTTTAATTTCTGGTTTAATTATTATCGAATTAATCATTGGTTTTATTATTTTGATAAAAAATGATGTGGGTGCTATGAAATATTTTTTTATTGCAGCAAATATTGCATTTACCTTGATCTTACTTATCATTTGGAGAATCAAAACTATGCAAGAATATAAGATTTTACATTATTTTTTTAAAGGAATGATTGTTGCAGGTGTATTTAGTATCGTATTAATCGAAATAAATCCCTTAACTTTGCAAACTATTGCGCAAAATTTTAACAAGCGCATAAATTAA
- a CDS encoding pseudouridine synthase: MNNRRNQSNDRNSQGGNNRGKGGSARGNSSSRPSSGKGKPSFGGSKPSFGAKKTEGGKPSFGSSKPTFGGKPTEEGKKSFGPKKTFSKPGEKPFVKRLKKAPVDDGTIRLNKYVANAGIASRREADELIKTGIVTVNGQVITEMGYKVQPDDEVRFDGRKISSEKNVYFVLNKPKGFISTSNDEKGRKTVMDLMANATTARIFPVGRLDRQTTGVLLFTNDGYLTKKLTHPSHDIKKIYHVTLDKKLTANDMADIKKGVRLIPEGIAVVDAISFIEGRPKNEVGIELHIGWNRVVRRIFQEKGYEVEALDRVSFAGLTKKTIQRGEYRKLTELEVNFLKML; encoded by the coding sequence ATGAATAACAGACGAAATCAATCCAACGACAGAAATTCCCAAGGCGGGAACAATCGTGGAAAAGGTGGGTCAGCAAGAGGAAATTCTTCTTCACGACCATCTTCAGGGAAAGGAAAACCGTCTTTTGGAGGAAGTAAACCAAGTTTTGGAGCTAAAAAAACAGAAGGTGGTAAACCATCTTTTGGCTCAAGCAAACCAACTTTTGGAGGAAAACCAACAGAAGAAGGAAAGAAAAGTTTTGGACCAAAAAAGACGTTCAGTAAACCAGGTGAAAAACCTTTTGTAAAAAGGTTAAAAAAAGCACCAGTTGATGACGGGACTATTCGTTTAAATAAATATGTAGCGAATGCAGGGATTGCATCCAGAAGAGAGGCTGACGAGTTGATCAAAACTGGAATCGTTACAGTGAATGGTCAAGTGATTACAGAAATGGGGTATAAAGTACAACCCGATGATGAAGTACGTTTTGATGGTCGTAAAATCTCTTCAGAGAAAAATGTCTATTTTGTATTGAATAAACCTAAAGGGTTTATTTCTACTTCAAATGACGAAAAAGGACGTAAAACAGTTATGGACTTAATGGCTAATGCAACTACAGCACGTATTTTCCCTGTAGGTCGCTTAGACAGACAAACAACAGGTGTTTTATTGTTTACGAACGATGGTTATTTAACGAAGAAATTAACGCATCCAAGTCACGATATTAAGAAAATATATCATGTGACATTGGATAAGAAATTAACAGCTAACGATATGGCTGACATCAAAAAAGGTGTACGCTTAATTCCTGAAGGAATTGCAGTTGTTGATGCGATTTCTTTTATCGAAGGTCGACCAAAAAATGAAGTTGGTATAGAGCTACACATTGGTTGGAACCGTGTTGTACGCCGTATTTTCCAAGAGAAAGGGTATGAGGTAGAGGCTTTAGATCGTGTTTCTTTTGCTGGACTTACAAAGAAAACAATACAAAGAGGTGAATATAGAAAATTAACAGAATTAGAAGTTAACTTCTTGAAAATGTTATAA
- a CDS encoding helix-turn-helix domain containing protein: MTRKVKYGVAFKLRCVKEVLEKHRTIRSISKKENIHASLLKKWVSDYHNQGISGIEPKKNQTYSVEFKLKVIKTITKQFLSLREAHLKFNIPSESVIIKWQKDFATFGIDGLNPKPKGRPKTMSTSKGRPKKSKQPLTREEELLLEIERLRCEVALLKKFNALIQAEEEKQKKLGRKP, encoded by the coding sequence ATGACAAGAAAAGTAAAATATGGTGTAGCATTTAAGTTACGCTGTGTGAAAGAAGTTTTAGAAAAACATCGAACAATACGTTCAATTAGTAAAAAAGAAAATATACATGCTTCTTTATTAAAGAAATGGGTTTCTGATTATCATAATCAAGGAATTTCAGGTATAGAACCTAAAAAAAACCAAACGTATAGCGTTGAATTTAAGTTGAAAGTTATTAAGACTATAACCAAACAGTTTCTTAGTTTGCGTGAAGCACACTTGAAATTTAATATTCCAAGTGAATCGGTTATTATAAAATGGCAAAAAGATTTTGCTACCTTTGGAATAGACGGATTAAACCCCAAACCAAAAGGCCGTCCCAAGACTATGAGCACATCTAAGGGTAGACCTAAAAAATCGAAACAACCGTTAACAAGAGAAGAAGAACTATTGTTAGAGATTGAACGTTTACGTTGTGAAGTTGCACTCTTAAAAAAGTTCAATGCCTTAATTCAAGCCGAGGAAGAAAAACAAAAGAAACTTGGACGCAAGCCATAA